A segment of the Populus nigra chromosome 12, ddPopNigr1.1, whole genome shotgun sequence genome:
GGTCGCCAACATCTCTGTCTCTTGTTCATATTAGACAAGGAGAAGGGAGAATACCATATTTACTGAAAGAAAAGTATGTAAAGGTGAAAGGTACAATGGCATCAGGTTGTGGATCTTGCGATGCTGTCAAGTATTTTAAGGCTTGATTTGAGCTttgtaataaataaactaataatgctttgttgagagagagagagagagagagagaggaaagaaaacaaaaaacacacaaaccCAGAGAAGGGAGGTGAGGGAGGGAAAGTAGAAGTCCAATAATATAAAGATGAGTGACTTGACTTCACATTCTGTTTATAGCATAGTAGGAGTCTACGCTAAGAGCAAGAAAGAATCTTTAGCTACAAAGACCACAAAAGTCATCAAAACCTTTTCTTGCCTTTGAActttttcaaagaaattaatCAACTTCTTCTACTTCTATACACTATAATAAGATCTGCCAACTAACTTGGCTAGCAGAGAACTTGAGAAAACCTAACAATGGACAGTGTAGTTCAGTTGCAAAGGCAGTTAGTTGACTACAGCGCTCAACTGTTTAATGAGGTCAGTGCATAACTTGCaatatattaacattaacatagaTATTCCTTGAAGAGAAGCAGAAGCTTTTGTTgtgttgtgttttgtttttacttcTACTTTGTTTGGCCTTTCTCTGGCTGGTTGATGATGAGTTCTTTGTGTGTGTCTGAAGGGATTCTTGGATGACCAGTTTAACCAACTTCAACAGCTTCAAGATGAGAGCAACCCAGATTTTGTAGTTGAGGTTGTGACTCTTTTCTTTGAAGACTCTGAAAGGCTTCTCGATGAGCTGGCCAAAGCTTTGTGAGAATCTTAGCTCTGTAGATCTCCTCTAACATTCCTTTCCCTTCTTTCTATGGTGTTAAACATATTGGGAGATTCCACTGTCCTGATGTAAATATTTGTGGTTTTGAATAGAGAGCAGCAAAGTGTAGATTACAGGAAAATTGATGCCCATGTTCACCAGTTGAAGGGTAGCAGCTCCAGGTATATATTTGCTAGTTCCCTCTATATTTCCATTCTCAGCACAAGTGGATTCTGGGTATAAAAAGCCATTTTTATTCACCTTGTTTAACTAGAAGCTCAATCTACAGTCAAGACCAAGGTGGTCACATGGAAGGCTTTATTCccttcatggatgattttttttccccaacAATGACAAGCAGCACATGACGTACCTTGACTGTTATGGTTATGGTTTCATtgcttaaaaatcaaatttgtaaCACAGAACTTGTCATTTGCTTGAAGCGCATGCTTCACCATTGACTCGCTAAAGAATCTCAGTCCCATTTAGCATCAGTGCAGTTGTCTATGCATTGTCCAATTttacttcttaatttttttttcctggttaaTCAATCCTGAAAAAATGGCTGATTACTATATCTATGCATAACATTTTTGTACCAAATCAAGAGGAGCATGTTGCATATATTCTTATCCAGGCAAAATCTTGTTCATATTTCCCCATGAACCTATTCTTCTCTTATGCCTCTTCCATCTGTTATCCTCCCACTAAAAAAAGGTCTTGAAATAACAGCATTGGGGCTCAAAGAGTTCAGAAAGTCTGCATTGGCTTCCGCAACTTCTGCGAGGAGCGAAACATAGAAGGGTAAGTTTATTTCCAACTCATGTTTCAGATTGCTTTGCTTTAGCTTTATACCCTACAAATTGTGAGgttcaatctttaaaaaatatatatatagctatgcACAGTTTCATGTTTCTGGGGTCAAATTTGGTTCCGTGTAGGTGCCAAAAATGTCTGCAGCAAGTGAGGCATGAGTATTCCCTCGTGAAAACTAAGCTTGAAACTCTGTTCAAGGTAAGAGGGAAAATGGGAAAGAAATCATGACTTGTTTAGAATAAACAGTGTTTCACAAGCAACTGATTTCAATTTGTACGGTTGCAGCTTGAGCAAAAGATCTTGGCAGCAGGAGGGTCAATTCATTGGCCAATGTAATGAGGTGAAAAACATTGCAGAAGATCACAGCCAGAAACAGCAAAATGGGATTTTGGATATGTAGAgaagcttttgttttcttcttcattgctcttctttttctttccgcATTTCCTGTTGAGTACTTGAGCTCTAAACTTTTCTGATTATCGTTTTAGCTTAAGCTTGTATTATATCCAATGACTGAGCAATGATGAAGAGTGTGAATAAACCAGTACTTTGTTCATTACTTTTCTTCTTCCAGCTTGAAACATGGTATATCATCAGCAATGATCATCTAATCTAGTGGTAACCTTCCTTGGCAAACCATAAGGATTAGGAATCAAGTTCGGATCCACCTTCAcaaccttaaaaaaaaggaaacaaaagaaaatgcagaTCAGTGGTGGAAAAAGACATCAAGATAGCATCTAGAGAAgaacttcattttctttaacaGTAGAAGAGAGCCTCTATGCTCCTCAATTTATCACCTTCTTCCATTGGACTTCGAAAGCCGATGGACGACTTGTAGTTCAAAGGTAGGTAAGACCTGTCTTTACAAAACTGAGTTGTAATTTATACATTATTGTGGAACCTTTGCTTATGGATAATGAAGATGATCAATTGCACTAAGAATCTTATCCTTTGTGCCAAATTTCTAGTTGTTTCCAACTACTAATCATTGGCTTTGTAACTAAACATCACAGAACTTGATTTTTAATGGTTAGATTAAAGTTGgaaatttcaatgtttttttttattatttcttggtGGGGTTAGAACTTTCCCTTTATTAAGGTAGGTGTGAAGTTTTGTCATTACAGTCATCCAATAAACTAATGAAATCCTCACTCAACCATTCTTGAAAAACCTCCAATAACCAATGTGGTGGTGCACCTCAAACCACTTCAAACTGAAGGGTTTAGTCCTGCAATAATGGTCTGCTACAACGTTGACGACGACTGATTCAGTGGCCATGCTTCCATCTGGATGAATAAGCTTGGATGCCATGTTACATCAAGGACAAACACACACATTGGCCATATAAAAATTGTAGCCACCGGCCATTAGCGATATCATACTGAATTTCTTAAGAGGACAAGTGGTTGGTAATGTACTTCGGTgtcaaatatcaaaaacaaagaaaactccACTTTGATGGGGTGATTTGTTTATCTCCTGCAGTATATTTAAATCAACCATTCCATAATCCATGCATTACATTCAATGAATGGATGTGTTTTTTCATCAAGGTCAACTGTTTTCCATATGAGGTGGGATGTCTCCAGGTCTGCAGGTATGTTGAAGCAAAGGCCAAAATACATGCTGTAATGGCAGAGTTCTATATTTATCTGCATGGCTCTTGTTTAAAGCATTATTAACAAACCATTTcacttcagtttttttctcttccagttTGATATGTTTCTCACAgggcatgtatatatatatggctttcttgaagttttgaagATAGCAGGAGTAGGACTTGAATCTGAATCTTATCACTTATCACACTCGACAAGGAAGAGCGTCAATGGACTAAACTCCCATTAGTGACTAATAAGGAACCTCATTGATGGATAGATTGGAAGGCTAGTTTTTCCAAAAAATGGGAGAGGGAGTAGGTGGttatatatgatttaaaaaacctAAGCAGATTTGGTAGATTGCGTTTCCAGATGGGCAGATTCTAACATGTGATTCcctatattattttgtattgaaTGCAGAATGCCTGTATTGTATTCTTCAAGTATATTCTCAATCTTGGTCATATTATATGATCCCAATTTTGTCAACAGCAAGCAAGTGCATGTAGGTAGAACTAGAAGCTATAACTCCCACATTTTATATTTAGTGGAAGGTAAATACCAGAGTTTTTTAAGGAATAGGCACTTTGCCAACTTGGAACGGAACAACTGTTAGACAAGCAATTTTATAGTGAGACAGGACCATGTGCTTTCACAGACACGATCAATTTTAGGCTTTCCTGCAGAAAAAAGCTTCCTGAGGTTAGAGTATGTAGTCAGGTTCTATCTTATCAGGGGGTGTACCAAACTTTCAAAGATAACCAATTCTAAGGCCATAATTGAAGCATGGATGCAATGAATGATCAGATCCGGATCTAGCATATTCCATCACGAGGAACTGATTTCACAATTTTCTTGTACAGTACTATTAATTACTCTGGGATTAGTGAACGTCAGGTTTCAATTTCATGACTGAGAATGGCATAGAAACTTGTAGGTAACACAATGACGATCCACACAAAAAAAGCGAAAAATATATCCAGAATTACTATTCCATTACCTTCAACATATACTCCTGTTCTTCAGAGCTTCCTGTAGCAGCAGATTGCCTGTAATCTCATGATACCTTCACAATCTTAAGCTGCAGAATTGACATTTTCTATGAATTATACTAGTTTTTCTTGTTGCTCATTGATAAAGAGCTGTCTTGCTTTTGACATATCTCATTCTGCTATGATCTTACGAGGCTTTGAGTTAAATGCCTGATTTCAATGTACATTTCCCGCTAAGATCACCGAGGATTTCTCCTAGAAAGGTATCCTATAACTGGAAATAGCATTGGTCACAAGTTCATTGAATGTTTAAAGTTATTAGCACTGCATGCTCAACGTGTTGAGTTCCACATGCGAGTGGGGAACCACACATCGGTTATGAATAAGAAGTTTGGGATGCTTATGTTTAAGATGAGCTAAAACTTATTAGTCTAAGCTTTTGGGTTAAAGTGGTGTCCTTGCTTGTGTATAAGCCTTCACGTGTTCGGGTACAAGTGACTCTCCCAGCGCAAATCTCCCAACACCATGGAATTAAAATTTAGGGAAGTTTAAGATAGTGGAACAAAAGTATCCTTGGATGGATTACTATATGAATAGAGCTTTACAAAGTGATTATAGCTATGATTTTCCTGACAAGATTTCCAAAGCCTTGAAAGTAGAGTTCGGGCAAATGCAGATTCAGCATTGTCAGTTGCGGACTGcaaattgtttcatttttttgttgaaatttccTTCTTTAACTCATCAAAAGACTGAGTTAGACAATTTCCCACTGCAAATTGTTGAGCATTGAAAGGAAAGAACTAGCTCTCTTTTGCATGTTCTGGAGCATGTTTGATTGTCTAGTTCGGACTCCGGATTCTAAACTGCCTTCACAGCTAGAGGAACAAGATACATTTTTAAGTCAGCATAATCATTTGAAGGAATGGTAAAATCTTGCCCTCTCATTGGCATTGCCTAATGTCTTCCTGCATAAGAAATTTTGTCTGTGAACAGATTTTACTTGCCAGTGGAAAGCCCTTCTGCAAAATCCAAAAAGAATATATTCTAGCATTATAAGGAACACGGCGCattgcttttgatttctttcttgaatttatttataatttattcctGAAATTTACAATTTCAAGGTTTCTTTTAAGACTTACTGGCGCAACAGTTTGTAAATTGATTGGATATGTTGGCCTGCATGGGCATTTTAAGGAGGCTGTGCTTCAAAACCACCCTCAGCGTCCAAGAGGCTTATACTCAAGCAAAGAGTAAATTGGTCCAAATATCAATTGCCGATGGTTGCCTAATCTCAGGATGATCTGTATCTCGGGCACCTCCAAATTTTACAAAGTTTTTAGCTGTGTATCTGGAACAAAATCAAGGATTTGAACATTCAGATCATCATAGGATATACAATGAAATATGTATATAATATCAATGCAATGGAAAGATGATTTTGATTACTAGTTCTTTATGCCCAACATAAGAACGAGAATCGAAATCATTAATTGGGATGCATACATAGACCTCAGAAAACTAATCTTGACATTTCTTCAAGCTGCATTGCCATTTACAACTGTAAATTTCTATTATGTATCTCGTACCAAAGGACCCTAAAATGGACAAGATTGAAGGTTAAGAATCACCTTCTAGGACTACAAGGCAACTCACAAGCAAGTCCATATAGTGTATTGGATTGGAGTCTAGGAAGCCATCATTGCCATGAGGAATGGCTATGGCACACTTGCAGTCTGCAACAGCAAGGGAATTTGGCTCTGCTTGGCCGAAAAGCAACCTCCAAGACTAACCGGAATAACACATCGCCCATCATGTGCTTTATATCATGAATAACATCTACTATTTCAGAAGTTTCCCAGCCAGCGAATATGATTAGCTTCACCTGGTTTATCACAGAAAGAGTGCACAAAAGATTTCAACTCATGCTGGCCATAAATTACCTTGAGTTTGTTCAGTTCAACAGGAAACATTAGAGGATAGAGGAGGGCtagataatttttgaatttcatatcCATATAAAAAGCTACATATTGAATTAGGTTTAGAAACAACTTCCTTGTAGTATAGAAGTTGTGTCTAAATTTCACTGTGACTAGATAAATAAGATAAAGCTCAAGAAGAAATCCAGACATGTCACACGGGATTTCTTACAAAAACAGTTGtaactttttatttgatcattgggtgggatttaaattttttcaggaCATTCTACGAGCTCAAACCAGCCCTCTTGTACTAAGTGAGGTCAAGAAGACctctggttgtttttttaattttctaattattttactttttggatttttttaaccaaGTTG
Coding sequences within it:
- the LOC133669305 gene encoding histidine-containing phosphotransfer protein 1-like translates to MDSVVQLQRQLVDYSAQLFNEGFLDDQFNQLQQLQDESNPDFVVEVVTLFFEDSERLLDELAKALEQQSVDYRKIDAHVHQLKGSSSSIGAQRVQKVCIGFRNFCEERNIEGCQKCLQQVRHEYSLVKTKLETLFKLEQKILAAGGSIHWPM